Proteins from a single region of archaeon BMS3Bbin15:
- the yycG_2 gene encoding sensor histidine kinase YycG produces MDIVHPDDLADIQSATEEILKTGKPGNRIYRICHKETGDYIWIEDKIAPQYDENGNITAFFGAARDITDRKKAEEMLRRTAEKLSVIHEIDRGIIKKLNMDSLLKFIVNKARELTGTDIAFYALVEGDFIRFHVASGTTKDITENFEFKKGTGIGWFAIKNNKPIVVEDIYNEKIIKNIPYNKLKLENIVSFIAVPFFSGENEPIGVLFVANRRKTKFTEEQIDTLTSLTFQATVAIEHAKLYSELKKAHEKLRVAYDELKSISELKRNIISNVSHELYTPLTIIKGSLEILRDEEKDKSKIKLLKLAHNAISRQKLIIRNLIEAAELEMGEIKLELRPVKIEELILNLADEFKPQLLDNIIKMSINIKEDIPPVLADRIRIKHVLRNLINNAIKFNKKEGKILIEVEKKENIEVCVEDTGIGIPKDKVNKIFQRLYQVDSSTSRRYGGTGMGLMIVKEIVEAHGGNISVKSKEGKGTKICFTLPFAKKEVE; encoded by the coding sequence ATGGACATAGTACATCCTGATGACCTTGCTGATATCCAGAGTGCAACAGAGGAAATCTTAAAGACAGGAAAACCAGGAAACAGAATTTATCGTATCTGCCACAAAGAAACAGGAGATTATATCTGGATAGAAGATAAAATTGCGCCTCAGTATGATGAGAATGGTAATATAACAGCATTTTTTGGAGCTGCAAGAGATATAACTGACAGGAAAAAAGCTGAAGAAATGCTCAGGCGCACTGCTGAAAAGCTCAGTGTGATTCATGAAATTGACAGAGGTATCATTAAAAAGCTGAATATGGATTCTCTACTAAAATTTATTGTCAATAAAGCCAGAGAGTTGACAGGAACTGATATTGCCTTCTATGCTCTCGTAGAAGGTGATTTTATAAGATTTCATGTAGCCAGTGGAACAACAAAAGATATAACTGAAAATTTTGAGTTTAAGAAGGGTACAGGGATAGGCTGGTTTGCCATAAAGAATAATAAACCTATTGTAGTAGAGGATATATATAATGAAAAGATAATAAAGAACATTCCATATAATAAACTTAAATTAGAAAATATTGTATCTTTTATTGCTGTTCCATTTTTTTCAGGTGAAAATGAACCTATTGGTGTACTTTTTGTGGCTAACCGCAGAAAAACAAAATTTACTGAAGAGCAGATAGATACTCTCACGTCTTTAACCTTCCAGGCAACTGTGGCTATTGAACATGCCAAGCTCTACAGTGAATTAAAGAAGGCACATGAAAAACTCAGAGTAGCCTATGATGAGCTAAAAAGTATTTCCGAACTCAAAAGAAATATTATTTCAAATGTGAGCCACGAACTTTACACACCCCTTACAATTATAAAAGGGTCACTTGAGATACTCAGGGATGAAGAAAAAGATAAGAGCAAGATAAAACTATTGAAACTTGCTCACAATGCTATTTCCAGGCAGAAATTGATTATCAGGAATTTAATAGAAGCTGCTGAACTTGAAATGGGTGAGATAAAACTTGAGCTTAGACCTGTTAAGATTGAAGAATTAATACTAAATCTGGCTGATGAGTTCAAACCCCAGTTACTAGATAATATAATAAAGATGTCTATCAACATAAAAGAAGATATTCCACCGGTACTGGCAGACAGAATACGTATTAAACATGTTCTCAGAAATCTTATAAATAATGCAATAAAATTTAATAAGAAAGAAGGAAAAATACTTATTGAAGTGGAGAAAAAAGAAAATATCGAGGTATGTGTAGAGGATACAGGTATAGGAATACCAAAAGATAAAGTTAATAAAATTTTTCAGCGGTTATATCAGGTGGACAGTTCAACTTCGAGGCGTTACGGCGGTACAGGTATGGGACTTATGATAGTTAAGGAAATAGTCGAAGCTCATGGAGGAAACATATCTGTTAAGAGCAAAGAGGGCAAAGGCACAAAAATCTGCTTTACTCTACCGTTTGCAAAGAAGGAGGTGGAATAA
- the phoB_2 gene encoding phosphate regulon transcriptional regulatory protein PhoB, whose protein sequence is MATILLVDDEPEMRLLTRTILEKKGYGVIEANDGDEALVILDKEKPDIILLDVMMPGLNGWDLCRKIKNKEELKDIPVIMFTIMSESHNIERSFKSGADAHINRPFEMKEFLDIVNKFLKKG, encoded by the coding sequence ATGGCAACAATACTTCTGGTTGATGATGAACCTGAAATGAGGCTTTTAACCAGAACTATTCTTGAAAAAAAAGGTTATGGTGTGATAGAAGCGAATGATGGTGATGAGGCACTGGTTATTCTGGATAAAGAAAAGCCAGACATTATACTTCTGGATGTGATGATGCCTGGCCTCAACGGCTGGGATTTATGCAGAAAAATAAAAAATAAAGAAGAATTGAAAGATATTCCAGTTATAATGTTCACAATAATGTCGGAGAGTCATAATATAGAGAGGAGTTTTAAATCTGGCGCAGATGCTCATATAAACAGGCCTTTTGAGATGAAAGAGTTTCTGGATATTGTAAATAAGTTCCTGAAGAAGGGTTAA
- the yqjA gene encoding inner membrane protein YqjA — MLIENIASSIVGIIGSLGYGGVLVLMFLESTFFPFPSEIVIIPAGYLASRGELNLYLVIFFGIAGSLLGSLFNYYIAKTLGRTTILRYGKYFFLNEDKLVKVERFFQEHGEISTFIGRLIPGVRQYISFPAGLGKMNMAKFCFYTSFGAGLWVTILAFIGYLVGSSPDLVRQYSSLATKLVLLFSVLLTILYIYYKKRKAYKQI; from the coding sequence ATGTTGATAGAAAATATTGCCTCAAGTATAGTTGGAATAATCGGCTCTCTGGGCTATGGAGGAGTGCTTGTGCTTATGTTTCTTGAGAGCACATTCTTTCCATTTCCCAGTGAGATTGTAATCATTCCTGCAGGCTATCTTGCCAGCAGGGGAGAGCTTAATTTATATCTTGTTATTTTTTTTGGCATAGCTGGAAGTCTTCTGGGTTCTCTTTTCAATTACTATATTGCTAAAACTCTTGGTAGAACTACAATACTCAGGTACGGGAAGTATTTCTTCTTAAATGAAGACAAACTTGTAAAGGTGGAGAGATTCTTTCAGGAGCATGGTGAGATAAGCACATTTATTGGCAGGCTTATCCCGGGGGTGCGGCAATATATCTCCTTTCCAGCAGGACTGGGTAAGATGAACATGGCAAAATTTTGCTTTTATACATCTTTTGGAGCAGGGCTCTGGGTAACAATTCTCGCCTTTATAGGTTATCTGGTTGGAAGCAGCCCCGACCTTGTAAGGCAGTATTCATCGCTTGCAACAAAACTCGTGTTACTTTTCTCAGTCCTTCTTACTATTTTATATATTTACTACAAAAAAAGAAAGGCTTATAAACAGATTTAA
- the bamB_1 gene encoding outer membrane protein assembly factor BamB, with product MRWLLIFLLLMPYASGFQPGKSWQYNLNEEVKSVSVSPQGNYIAAGTSSGKLVLLDKTKKLIFSRTLEFPVYSLAVGENATFLLAGDGYSLLCFNKSGDLLWKTSLYDNVNNIAFRGSHIAAVTSSKQGFLLNSDGKVIFRKNLDSSARGTALSRNRVYFSTAKGTVYSFDFNGDEKWRYYHGRFIYNLAYGNNTLALVSNMVVFLRNGIKQSYYDGGVEFTSISYSDNGYFLVSGGNKVAALSPEGRELWSFKSDKEVVSSEAGGKSFVTGSRETLIFYREPDVILPGISVISPENGSKVSGVVRIDFRLNKPSEAKVLIDGNYACSSPCNWDTSASSPGKHTIKIIATDRNGKTVSGEINVIVTSTHIKAPLNRFEGELKNKTEMNMSINLTLPDFKENKSFSFGFLLLVFISGLILPPVLYSLLSRRRNRGF from the coding sequence ATGCGCTGGTTATTAATCTTTCTACTCCTCATGCCTTATGCTTCAGGTTTCCAGCCAGGAAAATCATGGCAATATAATTTAAATGAAGAGGTAAAAAGTGTTTCAGTCTCTCCTCAGGGCAATTACATAGCTGCTGGCACTTCATCTGGAAAGCTGGTGCTTCTCGATAAAACAAAGAAGCTTATATTCTCCAGAACTCTCGAGTTTCCAGTTTACAGTCTGGCTGTTGGAGAGAATGCAACTTTTCTTCTTGCTGGAGATGGTTACTCTCTTCTATGCTTCAATAAAAGTGGAGATTTACTCTGGAAAACCAGCCTCTACGACAATGTAAACAACATAGCTTTCAGAGGGAGCCATATAGCAGCAGTCACATCTTCAAAACAGGGTTTTCTTTTAAACTCAGATGGTAAAGTTATTTTCAGAAAAAATCTTGATTCTTCTGCCCGCGGTACAGCATTAAGCAGAAATAGAGTTTACTTCTCTACAGCAAAGGGAACAGTCTATTCTTTCGATTTTAATGGAGATGAGAAGTGGCGATACTATCATGGAAGATTTATCTACAACCTGGCTTATGGCAACAATACTCTTGCCCTTGTATCAAATATGGTGGTATTTCTCAGAAACGGGATAAAACAGAGTTATTATGATGGAGGGGTTGAGTTTACATCAATCTCCTACTCGGATAATGGCTATTTTCTTGTTTCTGGGGGAAATAAAGTAGCTGCACTTTCTCCTGAAGGTAGGGAACTCTGGAGCTTTAAATCAGATAAAGAGGTGGTATCCAGTGAGGCTGGGGGGAAAAGCTTTGTTACAGGCAGTAGGGAGACTTTAATATTTTACAGGGAGCCTGACGTTATACTGCCCGGGATTTCTGTTATCTCTCCAGAAAATGGGTCGAAAGTTTCCGGTGTTGTAAGAATAGATTTCAGATTGAACAAGCCTTCTGAGGCTAAAGTACTGATAGATGGAAATTATGCGTGTTCTTCCCCATGTAACTGGGATACATCAGCATCTTCTCCAGGAAAACATACTATTAAAATAATCGCTACTGATAGAAATGGCAAAACAGTATCAGGGGAGATTAATGTTATAGTAACTTCTACACATATTAAAGCTCCTCTGAACAGGTTTGAAGGAGAACTGAAGAATAAAACAGAAATGAATATGAGTATTAATTTAACTCTACCAGACTTTAAAGAGAACAAAAGCTTCAGTTTTGGTTTTCTTCTGCTTGTCTTTATCTCAGGATTGATTTTACCTCCGGTTCTTTATTCTCTTTTAAGCAGAAGAAGGAATAGAGGCTTTTAG
- the leuA_2 gene encoding 2-isopropylmalate synthase, giving the protein MKVELYDTTLRDGAQSEYISFTVKDKLRIAKKLDELGIHYIEGGFPGSNPKDAEFFSRVKEIEFDNSKIVAFGSTRHAKVKAEDDMNLRSLVDSGTDYVTIFGKSWDMHVRDALKILPEENLSMITDSIEYLREHGIKVFFDAEHFFDGYINNKEYAMKTLRAAEEAKASCLILCDTNGGALPFNILEVLNEVKGKIKTALGIHAHNDSDAGVANSVIAVRAGATQVHGTINGYGERCGNANLCSVIPNIKLKLHINCISDNQLKKLTEVSKLVAELANMSHLHNMPYVGRSAFAHKGGVHIDAVLKNPLTYEHIKPELVGNERRFLISDLSGKSNILAKAKELGLKLGKGSPEVKVILDQLKEMEKQGYQFEGAEASFELLLMRTLGLVKKFFVLDGFRIIVDTHYEELTSEGTIKVRVGNRYEHTAAEGNGPVNALDNALRKALEKFYPSLRDVYLTDYKVRVLDTTEGTGAKVRVLIESTDGKDSWSTVGVSENIIEASLKALIDSIEYKLHRTRGQ; this is encoded by the coding sequence ATGAAGGTAGAACTTTATGATACCACCCTCAGAGATGGTGCTCAGAGCGAATATATAAGCTTCACAGTGAAAGACAAACTCAGAATAGCAAAAAAGCTGGACGAGCTTGGCATCCACTATATTGAGGGTGGTTTTCCTGGCTCAAACCCCAAAGATGCAGAATTCTTCTCCAGGGTAAAAGAGATAGAATTTGATAATTCTAAGATAGTAGCCTTCGGCAGCACAAGGCATGCAAAGGTTAAGGCTGAAGATGATATGAACCTTAGAAGCCTTGTTGACTCAGGTACAGACTATGTAACCATTTTTGGCAAATCATGGGACATGCATGTGAGAGATGCCCTGAAAATCTTACCGGAGGAGAATCTGAGCATGATCACGGACAGCATTGAGTACCTCAGGGAACACGGAATAAAGGTTTTCTTTGATGCAGAGCACTTCTTTGACGGATACATAAACAATAAAGAATATGCTATGAAGACTCTCAGAGCTGCTGAAGAAGCTAAAGCCAGCTGTCTTATACTCTGCGATACAAATGGCGGTGCTCTTCCTTTTAATATTCTGGAGGTTCTCAATGAAGTTAAAGGTAAAATAAAGACAGCTCTTGGCATTCATGCTCATAATGATTCCGATGCAGGTGTTGCCAACTCTGTAATTGCTGTGCGTGCAGGAGCAACTCAGGTGCATGGAACAATAAACGGCTACGGTGAACGGTGCGGCAATGCCAACCTATGCTCGGTTATTCCAAATATAAAGTTAAAGCTGCATATAAATTGTATAAGTGATAATCAGCTTAAAAAGCTGACTGAAGTATCAAAACTTGTGGCAGAACTTGCCAACATGTCTCACCTGCACAATATGCCGTATGTGGGCAGAAGTGCCTTTGCCCATAAGGGTGGAGTGCACATAGATGCTGTACTTAAAAACCCCTTAACCTACGAGCATATAAAGCCAGAGCTTGTGGGAAATGAGAGAAGATTCTTAATTTCTGACCTTTCAGGCAAGAGCAATATTCTGGCAAAGGCAAAAGAACTCGGGTTGAAGCTTGGAAAGGGCTCTCCAGAGGTTAAAGTAATTCTCGACCAACTTAAAGAGATGGAAAAGCAGGGATATCAGTTCGAGGGCGCAGAGGCGAGTTTTGAGCTCCTTCTGATGAGAACACTGGGCCTGGTTAAAAAATTCTTTGTTCTTGATGGCTTCAGAATTATAGTTGATACCCATTATGAAGAGTTAACTTCAGAGGGTACAATCAAGGTAAGAGTAGGAAACAGGTATGAGCACACTGCAGCTGAAGGAAACGGTCCGGTTAATGCCCTTGACAATGCTCTGAGAAAAGCTCTTGAAAAGTTCTATCCGAGCTTAAGAGATGTCTATCTTACGGATTATAAGGTAAGGGTACTTGACACAACCGAGGGAACAGGAGCAAAAGTAAGGGTTCTTATAGAGAGTACAGACGGGAAGGATAGCTGGAGCACAGTAGGAGTTTCCGAGAATATTATCGAGGCAA